In Acidobacteriota bacterium, a single genomic region encodes these proteins:
- a CDS encoding class II fumarate hydratase → MRIERDSMGDVEVPSDALYGASTQRAVENFPISNLRFGRRFIWAQGLLKGSAAEINKRSGAVDADKADAIRTAADEMMEGLYDDQFVVDIFQTGSGTSTNMNANEVLANRATQILGGEIGSKLVHPNDHVNSGQSSNDTIPTAIHVAAVAALSEDLLPALRALEESLSAKAVEFDGIVKSGRTHLMDATPVRLGQEFAGYAAQIAKGVTRVEHVVPELEELALGGTAVGTGINAPAGFAADTIALMAQRSGFNFVEAPNHFEAQAAKDATVSASGALKTVAVSLFKIVNDLRWLSSGPRTGFNEINLPSLQPGSSIMPGKVNPVMPEMMMQVAAQVIGNDVAITWGGANGNFELNVMMPLIAHNLLESIDLLSNGCTALREKCIEGIEANAERATWLLEQNVIIITALVPIIGYDLSAKVAKKAFAEGTSVRDAALALDVLPADELDSALDLYPMTEGGVAR, encoded by the coding sequence ATGCGTATTGAACGAGATTCTATGGGAGACGTCGAGGTTCCCTCCGATGCGCTGTACGGAGCGTCCACGCAGCGCGCTGTCGAAAACTTTCCGATTTCAAATCTGCGGTTTGGGCGCCGGTTCATCTGGGCACAAGGACTCCTCAAGGGTTCTGCTGCGGAAATCAACAAACGTTCTGGCGCGGTCGATGCAGATAAAGCCGATGCGATTCGGACCGCTGCCGACGAGATGATGGAAGGTTTGTACGACGATCAATTTGTTGTCGACATATTCCAGACCGGTTCGGGTACGTCGACCAATATGAACGCCAACGAGGTCCTCGCCAACCGAGCTACCCAGATCCTCGGTGGCGAGATCGGGTCGAAGCTCGTCCACCCCAACGATCACGTGAACTCAGGTCAGTCCTCCAACGATACGATCCCCACAGCCATTCACGTTGCCGCGGTAGCGGCGCTCTCTGAGGATTTACTGCCCGCCCTCCGCGCGCTTGAAGAATCTCTCAGCGCCAAGGCTGTCGAGTTTGATGGGATCGTGAAGTCGGGGCGCACTCATCTGATGGACGCGACGCCGGTACGTCTCGGCCAGGAATTCGCGGGTTACGCAGCTCAGATCGCCAAGGGCGTCACACGGGTCGAACACGTCGTTCCCGAACTTGAGGAGCTGGCCCTGGGTGGGACCGCGGTCGGCACCGGGATCAATGCCCCTGCCGGCTTCGCCGCGGACACGATTGCTCTGATGGCGCAACGTTCGGGATTCAACTTCGTCGAAGCCCCAAACCATTTTGAGGCTCAAGCAGCCAAAGATGCGACCGTGAGCGCTTCTGGGGCGCTCAAGACGGTTGCGGTGTCGCTGTTCAAAATCGTCAACGATCTGCGCTGGCTGTCGAGTGGCCCGCGGACAGGTTTCAACGAGATCAACCTGCCATCATTGCAGCCCGGCTCGTCAATCATGCCTGGCAAGGTCAACCCGGTCATGCCGGAGATGATGATGCAAGTCGCGGCGCAGGTAATCGGCAACGACGTAGCAATAACGTGGGGCGGGGCGAACGGGAACTTCGAGCTCAATGTGATGATGCCGCTGATTGCTCACAACCTTCTCGAGTCCATCGACCTCCTCTCCAACGGCTGTACCGCGTTGCGCGAGAAGTGCATTGAGGGCATCGAGGCGAACGCTGAACGGGCTACATGGCTGCTCGAACAGAATGTGATCATCATCACGGCCCTCGTTCCTATCATCGGATACGATCTCTCTGCGAAAGTCGCCAAGAAGGCGTTTGCGGAAGGCACAAGCGTTCGAGACGCCGCGCTTGCTCTCGATGTGTTGCCCGCCGATGAACTCGACTCGGCACTCGACCTCTATCCGATGACCGAGGGTGGCGTTGCCAGATGA
- the sufD gene encoding Fe-S cluster assembly protein SufD: MVSLKAHPPIDLRLPSWLADLQRSAAPLFADLDMPSERQEEWRYVDLSFDLEEYSVASGGVPTGVDVPYRSDVGALAITDGALGSLANDLPNGVVFGSALDVAESLVVGHFGRGIPTDRDVFAAAHQAFAGDGAFLHIASGTALAEPLTVEVSSTQQGTVSFPRFTVVVEDNAEASAILYLSSADDVDCLVLPQIEVSVGANSHFKLTVVQRLGANTRSIADVFYSLAKDATGTFTEIGLGGAYSRVRLDADIVGNGSHMEIVGAYFGDGDQVLDYRYFLDHIGVGTTSSMFLKGAVEDDSASVFTGMIRIEKGAQKTNAHQTNRNLILSAGASAQSVPNLEILANDVKCGHASTMGPLDEEQRYYLMSRGLDRARADRLQVKGFFEEALTRVSHRQIRDALRIWINEKFVAAQSEGRL; encoded by the coding sequence GTGGTATCGCTCAAAGCTCATCCCCCTATTGACCTTCGACTGCCTTCGTGGTTGGCCGATCTGCAGCGGTCCGCGGCACCCTTGTTCGCCGATCTGGATATGCCATCGGAGCGACAGGAGGAATGGCGTTATGTCGATCTAAGCTTCGACCTTGAGGAGTACTCCGTCGCTTCGGGCGGTGTACCGACGGGGGTGGATGTCCCCTACCGGTCGGACGTCGGCGCGCTAGCGATCACTGACGGCGCACTCGGGTCACTAGCGAACGACCTGCCGAACGGCGTCGTGTTCGGATCGGCACTTGATGTTGCAGAAAGTTTGGTCGTGGGGCATTTCGGGCGCGGAATACCGACAGATCGAGACGTTTTCGCCGCTGCCCACCAGGCCTTCGCCGGTGATGGCGCGTTCCTCCACATCGCCTCTGGGACGGCGTTGGCCGAACCTCTCACTGTGGAGGTCAGCTCCACCCAGCAGGGGACCGTGAGTTTTCCTCGCTTCACTGTCGTCGTGGAAGACAACGCCGAGGCTTCTGCGATTCTGTACCTGTCGTCGGCTGACGACGTTGATTGTCTGGTCCTACCGCAGATCGAGGTTTCGGTCGGTGCTAACTCGCACTTCAAACTCACCGTCGTGCAGCGCTTGGGAGCCAACACGAGGTCGATAGCGGACGTGTTCTACTCGTTGGCGAAAGATGCAACCGGCACGTTCACCGAGATCGGTCTCGGGGGCGCATACTCGCGTGTTCGACTCGACGCCGATATTGTGGGCAACGGCTCTCATATGGAGATCGTAGGCGCGTACTTTGGGGACGGCGATCAGGTCCTCGACTACCGGTACTTTTTGGACCACATCGGTGTCGGAACAACCTCAAGCATGTTCCTCAAGGGGGCCGTCGAGGACGATTCGGCGTCAGTGTTTACCGGCATGATCCGGATTGAAAAAGGAGCTCAAAAGACCAACGCCCACCAGACGAACCGGAACCTCATTCTGTCCGCCGGGGCGAGCGCTCAGTCGGTACCGAATCTTGAGATTCTCGCCAATGACGTGAAGTGTGGGCACGCCTCGACCATGGGGCCGCTCGACGAAGAGCAGCGGTACTACCTTATGTCGCGCGGTCTCGACCGGGCCCGAGCCGACCGACTCCAGGTGAAGGGATTCTTTGAAGAGGCCCTGACAAGGGTGTCACACCGCCAGATACGTGACGCGCTGCGAATCTGGATCAACGAAAAATTTGTCGCCGCCCAATCGGAGGGACGTCTATGA
- a CDS encoding Rieske 2Fe-2S domain-containing protein, whose product MTSTVRLGEVDAFPQGRGVSVEVGDLRIAVFRIDDAFHAIGDLCSHAEASLAEGEVFEGEVECPRHGAEFSLTTGEPSSLPATAAVPVYEINVVDGDVMLVIREEQL is encoded by the coding sequence ATGACGTCGACGGTTCGGCTTGGCGAAGTCGATGCATTTCCACAAGGCCGTGGCGTTAGCGTCGAAGTGGGGGATCTTCGAATCGCGGTATTCCGCATCGACGACGCATTTCATGCAATCGGCGACCTCTGCTCGCACGCCGAAGCATCGCTCGCTGAGGGAGAAGTCTTTGAGGGTGAGGTTGAATGTCCACGCCACGGCGCTGAGTTTTCACTCACCACCGGTGAACCCAGTTCCCTCCCGGCAACAGCCGCGGTGCCGGTTTATGAAATCAATGTTGTCGACGGTGATGTAATGCTTGTCATTCGAGAGGAACAGTTATGA
- a CDS encoding helix-turn-helix transcriptional regulator gives MSSVDAAHAATLFKTLGDPVRLRILSLVAASDSGELCACDLPELLDRSQGTTSHHLSQLVAAGFLEREQRGKWAWFRVRSETLVGLAEALTPGALLSAAGSGDSLT, from the coding sequence ATGAGTTCGGTGGATGCCGCCCACGCGGCGACATTGTTCAAAACTCTGGGTGACCCCGTGCGGCTTCGCATCCTGTCACTGGTCGCGGCGTCTGATAGCGGGGAACTGTGCGCCTGTGATTTACCCGAGTTGCTCGACCGTAGTCAGGGGACGACATCTCACCACCTTTCACAATTGGTGGCCGCAGGGTTTCTTGAACGAGAACAGCGAGGGAAGTGGGCTTGGTTTCGTGTCAGATCCGAGACCCTTGTCGGTCTTGCCGAGGCCCTTACTCCCGGTGCGCTGTTGTCAGCTGCGGGCAGCGGAGACTCACTAACCTGA
- a CDS encoding SUF system NifU family Fe-S cluster assembly protein, which yields MPLQELYRGVILDHYRNPRRRGKLSAPHIHTEGKNPSCGDEFALDLIIEDGVITDSATQGQGCSISQASGSMMAETIVGKTVAEVEELAHQFKIMMTIEEGDSLIDPDRPGAALGDLEALQGVRKFPVRIKCADLPWTTLAEALELATISAPS from the coding sequence ATGCCGCTCCAAGAGCTTTACAGAGGTGTGATCCTGGATCACTACCGCAACCCACGTCGCCGCGGGAAACTGTCAGCTCCCCACATTCATACCGAGGGAAAGAACCCCTCGTGCGGTGACGAATTTGCTCTTGATCTGATCATCGAAGATGGTGTCATAACCGACTCAGCAACCCAGGGCCAGGGGTGCTCCATCTCGCAGGCATCTGGATCGATGATGGCCGAAACGATCGTTGGAAAGACCGTTGCTGAGGTCGAAGAACTAGCGCACCAGTTCAAGATCATGATGACCATCGAGGAGGGCGATAGCTTGATCGACCCCGATCGACCGGGCGCCGCCCTCGGCGATCTAGAGGCTCTCCAAGGTGTTCGTAAGTTCCCGGTCCGCATAAAGTGCGCCGACCTCCCGTGGACCACCCTCGCCGAAGCTCTCGAACTCGCAACCATCAGCGCCCCAAGCTAA
- a CDS encoding carbonic anhydrase — MSALRTLLDGNQRFASTFADSELPIKPRLGTIVLTCVDTRLDPARFLDVAPGDILVLRNTGGRLTQGVLLDLAVLGFLASGPLGGPPVSPELVIIHHTDCGMSRLVDPEAQRALGERLGISSEAVAAMAIADPAESVKDDVEKFLHTPGVPATFVVSGHVYDVATGLLDEVVAPSSPPAG, encoded by the coding sequence ATGTCCGCGTTACGAACATTGCTCGACGGAAACCAGCGGTTCGCGTCGACGTTTGCGGATTCCGAGCTTCCTATCAAACCCCGCCTTGGAACCATCGTTCTCACTTGCGTCGATACAAGGCTCGACCCGGCAAGGTTTCTCGACGTTGCACCGGGTGACATATTGGTGCTTCGCAACACCGGTGGTCGACTCACCCAGGGTGTATTACTCGACCTCGCGGTCCTCGGATTCCTTGCATCCGGACCACTCGGCGGCCCTCCGGTTAGTCCCGAGTTAGTTATCATCCACCACACTGACTGCGGCATGTCGCGGCTCGTCGACCCCGAAGCACAGCGCGCACTTGGCGAACGCCTAGGGATATCGTCAGAGGCGGTGGCAGCGATGGCGATCGCCGACCCGGCCGAGAGTGTAAAAGACGATGTCGAAAAGTTCCTCCACACTCCTGGTGTGCCCGCGACGTTCGTGGTTTCCGGACATGTATACGACGTGGCCACCGGCCTGCTTGATGAGGTCGTTGCACCGTCATCACCTCCGGCGGGGTAA
- a CDS encoding NAD(P)-binding domain-containing protein — MEIDRLPTIVLGAGPVGLAAAAHLSRRGLPFLVLERGHSVGENMLDWGQIRMFSPWRYAIDSAAVALLGESWPSPDLNDFPTGSDMVDLYLEPLAELSEIAPWLHLNHEVVSIHRLHMGRSTTPERADSPFVVTAATDTGLVDFHAAAIVDATGTWSQQNAATTTGSLAPSESAAAKLVSYGAPDVAGKQRSRYTGKRIAVIGGGHTAQNTLRSLSTLQDIDPATKIHWLIRPRSAASLFGTGEADGLSNRAALGSAARDLVESGAIQAHTGFLTERFSVDGDTVRIHSIDGATIVVDEVIVCTGQHPDHTITSELQLDFDPVTQATRQLGPLIDPNIHSCATVKPHGHREVSHPEPNFYTVGMKSYGRAPTFLLVTGYEQVRSVVAAIAGDMEAADNVSLELPESGVCGVPTQRLTIGSGPVEASTLGGCC, encoded by the coding sequence ATGGAAATCGACCGACTCCCTACCATCGTCCTTGGAGCCGGCCCCGTGGGTTTGGCTGCTGCCGCCCATCTGTCACGGCGAGGACTGCCATTCCTTGTCCTTGAGCGGGGTCACTCCGTCGGTGAGAATATGCTCGACTGGGGCCAGATCCGCATGTTCTCACCGTGGCGGTACGCCATCGACTCTGCAGCCGTTGCCCTGCTTGGCGAATCGTGGCCGTCACCCGATCTCAACGACTTCCCCACAGGGTCCGACATGGTCGATCTTTACCTCGAGCCGCTCGCTGAACTTTCCGAGATCGCCCCCTGGCTCCACCTGAACCATGAAGTCGTCTCGATCCACCGTTTGCACATGGGCCGCTCAACGACACCGGAACGCGCCGATTCGCCTTTCGTCGTCACCGCAGCAACGGACACCGGGCTTGTGGACTTCCACGCGGCAGCCATTGTCGACGCCACCGGAACATGGTCTCAGCAGAACGCGGCGACAACCACAGGAAGTCTTGCGCCGTCGGAAAGTGCGGCCGCAAAGCTGGTCAGCTACGGCGCACCCGACGTTGCCGGCAAACAACGATCGCGATATACAGGCAAACGGATTGCCGTCATTGGTGGCGGGCATACAGCACAAAATACTCTCCGATCACTTTCGACGCTGCAGGATATCGATCCAGCAACCAAGATCCATTGGCTCATCCGGCCCCGGTCGGCCGCATCTTTGTTCGGCACCGGTGAAGCTGACGGACTGTCCAATCGAGCCGCACTCGGCTCAGCGGCGCGCGATCTCGTAGAAAGCGGAGCGATTCAAGCGCACACCGGTTTTCTCACGGAGAGATTTTCCGTTGACGGAGACACCGTTCGCATCCACTCGATTGACGGTGCCACCATCGTCGTTGACGAGGTGATCGTCTGCACGGGCCAGCATCCTGACCACACGATCACATCTGAACTCCAGCTTGACTTCGACCCCGTCACACAAGCGACTAGGCAGCTTGGGCCATTGATCGACCCGAACATCCACTCCTGTGCGACGGTGAAACCGCATGGCCATCGTGAGGTGTCGCACCCCGAGCCAAACTTCTACACCGTCGGCATGAAGTCCTACGGGAGGGCGCCAACGTTTCTGCTCGTGACTGGATACGAACAGGTCCGCTCGGTAGTCGCGGCTATCGCGGGAGACATGGAAGCTGCCGACAACGTGTCGCTTGAGCTGCCAGAGAGCGGGGTGTGTGGCGTTCCCACTCAGCGACTCACCATAGGCAGCGGCCCGGTGGAAGCGTCAACGTTGGGAGGGTGTTGCTAG
- a CDS encoding MFS transporter: MTEEPRPFGRALGFLIAVRLMLNVSVRFVYPFLPVLARGLGVPLNDVAWLVSVRSLAALATPVVVSTVGRGERRRRLIGFGIVLFATGSLAVAVTGVWVGAVVSFVLIGLAKPVFDVAQQAYVADRVPYEKRARVLGMVEVTWAAGFFVGAPVAGWLISRWGWRAPFWLFAASGVVALFFFRSLLEPEAPGHADRVDKKLTLDRSAVGFLVVAVLFMTSAELMFISLGAWLENDFAIKIAGLGGIAAVIGLAELLGEGGTITLTDRMGKRNALALGMSVAAIGFSLIPLVGDSLVLSLVGLFIGIAGFEFTIVSAIPFATEIRPLARTRFLSLMTLSAGLGRAAGAYVGVRLFAEFGYSADAWAAAALNVFGIAVLFALVRPDTAAAQSGNLAR, encoded by the coding sequence GTGACTGAGGAGCCGCGCCCTTTCGGAAGGGCGCTTGGATTTCTGATTGCTGTTCGGCTGATGCTGAACGTTTCGGTCCGATTTGTGTACCCATTCTTGCCGGTGCTTGCACGCGGTCTCGGCGTGCCGCTGAACGATGTGGCCTGGCTCGTATCGGTACGTTCGCTCGCAGCTCTCGCCACACCGGTCGTGGTTTCGACGGTTGGGCGGGGTGAGCGGCGTCGCCGGCTCATCGGTTTCGGGATTGTTCTCTTCGCGACGGGGTCTTTGGCTGTCGCGGTCACGGGTGTCTGGGTCGGAGCGGTGGTGTCCTTTGTGCTGATCGGACTTGCGAAGCCGGTGTTCGACGTCGCCCAGCAGGCCTACGTCGCTGACCGCGTCCCCTACGAGAAGCGGGCGCGCGTGCTCGGGATGGTCGAGGTGACGTGGGCTGCGGGGTTCTTCGTCGGCGCACCGGTTGCAGGATGGTTGATCTCCCGTTGGGGTTGGCGGGCACCCTTTTGGCTATTCGCCGCCAGCGGAGTCGTCGCACTATTCTTTTTTAGGTCGTTGCTTGAGCCCGAGGCGCCAGGGCATGCCGACCGTGTCGATAAGAAACTCACTCTCGACCGATCGGCCGTGGGGTTTCTCGTCGTCGCGGTCCTCTTTATGACATCGGCTGAGCTGATGTTCATTTCGTTGGGAGCGTGGCTTGAGAACGACTTTGCGATCAAGATTGCCGGTCTTGGCGGCATCGCTGCGGTGATTGGCCTTGCAGAACTTCTCGGTGAAGGTGGCACGATCACCCTCACCGACCGGATGGGAAAACGCAACGCCCTTGCCCTCGGCATGTCGGTCGCGGCGATCGGATTTAGTCTGATCCCGCTGGTCGGCGATTCGCTGGTGCTATCGCTCGTTGGCCTGTTTATCGGAATCGCCGGTTTCGAGTTCACGATCGTGTCGGCGATCCCGTTCGCAACAGAGATCCGTCCGTTGGCGCGTACGAGATTCTTGTCGCTGATGACTCTTTCGGCGGGTCTGGGTCGTGCCGCGGGTGCCTACGTCGGGGTGCGTCTCTTTGCAGAGTTCGGCTACTCGGCGGACGCATGGGCGGCGGCCGCACTCAACGTATTTGGCATCGCAGTGCTATTCGCCCTGGTCCGTCCCGACACCGCAGCCGCACAAAGCGGCAATCTTGCGCGCTGA
- the sufC gene encoding Fe-S cluster assembly ATPase SufC, with translation MSIALSVRSLEAHIGELHILKGVDLVVPAGEIHVLMGPNGSGKSTLCHVLTGKPEYAASGSVEIDGVEISEMAVDERARAGLFQAFQYPIQIGGVRLDELLDEMAEVAEDTEDFKSRTAAAIESLDMDRFMDRAVNDELSGGEKKRSEMLQLVATQPKIAVLDEIDSGLDIDAVREVAELVEGLRSPDLGVLIITHYNRILRYMKPDRVHVMIDGRIVKSGGPEIAEELEAGGYLEFVKGFASATDDADDGGFLDGL, from the coding sequence ATGAGCATCGCTCTTTCGGTCCGATCCCTGGAGGCCCACATTGGTGAGCTCCACATACTCAAGGGTGTAGATCTCGTCGTTCCGGCGGGCGAAATCCACGTACTTATGGGGCCGAACGGCTCGGGCAAGTCGACTCTTTGCCATGTACTGACCGGCAAGCCTGAATACGCGGCATCCGGAAGCGTCGAGATCGACGGTGTTGAGATTTCTGAGATGGCCGTGGACGAGCGCGCCCGCGCCGGGTTGTTTCAAGCGTTTCAATATCCGATTCAGATTGGCGGGGTTCGCCTCGACGAGCTACTGGACGAGATGGCTGAGGTTGCTGAGGACACCGAAGATTTCAAAAGTCGGACCGCCGCCGCGATCGAGTCCCTCGATATGGATCGGTTTATGGATCGAGCGGTGAACGATGAGTTGTCGGGCGGCGAGAAAAAACGCTCCGAAATGTTGCAGCTTGTTGCTACCCAGCCGAAGATTGCGGTGCTTGACGAAATCGACTCTGGTCTCGATATCGATGCTGTTCGTGAGGTCGCTGAACTCGTCGAAGGGCTCCGTTCGCCAGACCTGGGCGTCTTGATTATCACCCACTACAACCGCATACTGCGCTACATGAAACCGGACCGCGTTCACGTCATGATCGATGGCCGGATCGTAAAGAGCGGGGGGCCAGAGATTGCAGAAGAACTTGAGGCAGGCGGCTACCTAGAGTTCGTGAAAGGGTTCGCTTCCGCGACGGACGACGCGGATGACGGCGGCTTTCTTGACGGACTGTAA
- a CDS encoding Sir2 family NAD-dependent protein deacetylase, translating to MEEQVAELADLLRDASRILVFTGAGVSTGSGIPDFRGPQGVWKTKTPVFYEEFMTDHAERVRYWEQKISDSQQWGAAKPNDTHRSIARLETAGKLEMVVTQNVDGLHSAAGTSDSRLVEIHGTVRLVACQTCGETTDPAPHYAAFKESGDPPVCHCGGLLKPATISFGQNLDIVEIERARSAALSCDLVLSLGSTLSVYPAAAVPLMAADRGVPYVVVNQGQTDHDFKPSLTLRIEGDVGEIVPEAVDRALVT from the coding sequence GTGGAGGAGCAAGTTGCTGAACTAGCTGACCTGCTGCGGGACGCTTCGAGGATCCTGGTATTTACCGGTGCTGGAGTCTCGACTGGGTCCGGTATACCAGATTTTCGTGGCCCTCAGGGTGTGTGGAAAACAAAGACGCCGGTGTTTTATGAAGAGTTCATGACCGACCACGCTGAGCGGGTGAGGTATTGGGAACAGAAGATATCGGACAGTCAGCAATGGGGTGCTGCGAAGCCGAACGATACGCATCGTTCTATCGCCCGACTCGAAACGGCGGGAAAGCTGGAGATGGTGGTCACCCAGAACGTCGACGGTCTGCACTCGGCAGCGGGGACGAGCGACTCGCGTCTTGTTGAGATTCATGGAACTGTCCGGCTCGTTGCCTGCCAGACATGTGGCGAGACGACCGACCCCGCCCCGCATTACGCCGCTTTCAAAGAGTCAGGAGATCCGCCCGTTTGTCACTGTGGCGGGCTGCTCAAACCTGCAACGATTTCCTTCGGTCAGAATCTCGATATCGTCGAAATCGAACGTGCTCGCTCCGCCGCTCTTTCGTGCGACCTTGTTCTCTCCCTGGGATCGACTCTGTCGGTGTACCCGGCTGCCGCGGTGCCGCTGATGGCGGCGGACCGCGGTGTTCCGTATGTCGTTGTGAACCAGGGACAGACTGATCACGATTTCAAGCCGTCCCTTACCCTCAGAATCGAAGGGGATGTCGGTGAGATCGTTCCCGAAGCGGTGGACAGAGCGTTGGTAACTTGA